From the Winogradskyella forsetii genome, the window CTTAGTTACTTTAGTAAAAAAATTAAAATTGTCCTAATTTATTAAATTCAAAACGTCATAATAATGAACGCATTTAAACTTAAGATTATGAAATTATCTATTATGATGGCTATAATGGTTTTTCAATGCTACACAGCATCTTGTAAGGCTCAAAGCAAGAAAAACCTCGAACCCAAATTAGAAAATATAGCATGGATTTCTGGCACATGGCATGGTGAAGCCTTTGGAGGCATCACGGAAGAAATTTGGAGCGAACCTTCCGGTGGTTCCATGATGGCATCGTTTAAATTAATTAACGACGAAAAAGTCACCTTTTATGAAATTGAGGTGATCAGAGAAATTGAAAACTCACTGATTCTTCAACTCAAACATTTTGGCCCAGATTTAAAAGGATGGGAAACCAAAGATGAAACTGTCGATTTTCCTCTCAAAGAAATCACCGAAACCAAAGTTGTTTTTGAAGGCATGACCTTTGAGAAAATTAGTGATTACGAAATGAATATCTATGTGGATATTAAAGATGACCAGGGTAAAATTGAAGCTACAAAATTCAACTATAGAAAGAAAATAGAGAAACCCATAAATCAATTTACAAGGGTAAAAAAAGCAAAATCAAAACCTATAATCGACGGAAAAGCGGACGATGAAATTTGGTCAGAAACTAATTGGTTACCATTAGACCAAAGATGGTTAGGAAACCCTTATTCCAATGAAGATTTTTCAGGTCGTTATAAATTATCTTGGGCAGAGGATGCCCTTTATCTATTGGCAGAAATAGAAGATGATAAATTAATTGACAAGCATTCTGATCCCTTAATAGCCTGGTGGGACGATGATTGTCTTGAAGTTTTTATAGACGAGGACAACAGTGGTGGCGAACATCAATATAGTCACAACGCCTTTGCTTACCACATCGCATTAGATGGAAATGTGGTAGATATGTCCACCAAGAAAGAAGGAAAATTATACAACTCGCATATAGAATCCAAACGCATCACAACCGTAAATACATCTATTTGGGAAGTAAAAATCGCTTTGTTTGATGACTCCTATAATGATGATGGAGACAATACTTCCATAAAATTGCAACCTGGAAAAGAGATCGGTTTCGCGCTAGCTTATTGCGATAATGACAACAGCAAGGAACGCGAGAATTTTATAGGTTCAGTGTTTGTTGAAGGGGAAGATAAAAACAGAGGTTGGATAGATGCAAATATTTTCGGAACTTTAAAACTCATTATCTAATATGAAATATATCGTCACACTTTTAGTAATACTTTTTTCATTTAAGTCATTAGCCCAAACCGATCAAAAAATCTATGATATTATTGATGCTGTTTCTGAAGAAAACTTGAGAAATGATGTCAGAACCCTTGCCGATTTTGGCACACGTCACACCTTAAGCGATACACTTTCAGAAACTAGAGGCATTGGTGCCGCTCGCCGATGGATAAAATCTCAATTTGATGCTATTTCTAATGATTGTAGCAACTGTTTAGAGGTGTTTTACCAAAAAGATTTAGTAAAAAAAGGAACTAACCAGCGCATCATAAAAGATGTGATGATAGTTAATGTGGTAGCGATTCAGCGAGGAACGAAATATCCCAATCGGTTCATTATTATGAGTGGAGACATAGATTCGAGAGTGTCTGATCCTAATGATTTTACTTCAGATTCTCCTGGTGCTAACGATAATGCTACAGGTATGGCTGGTGCTATTGAAGCTGCAAGGGTATTATCTAACTACACGTTCGAAAACAGCATCATCTATTTGGGATTATCTGGAGAAGAGCAAGGTTTATTTGGAGGTCAAGGCATGGCCAAATACGCACAAGAGAACAACTGGGAAATTATAGGAGTTTTAAATAATGATATGATTGGTAACATTTCCGGAGTTGATGGTGTGATAGACAACCGTACTTTCCGGATTTTCTCAGAACCCATTACTACTGCAGAAACAGATCCTGAAAAATTAGCAAGCCAAGCTACAAGACGACGTTTTTATGGTGGAGAGGTTGATGGTATTTCACGTCAACTAGCGCGTTATGTATATAAAACTACACAAACATATATGCCAGAAATGAACCCAATGATGGTATATCGATTAGACCGCTTTGGTCGTGGCGGTCATCATAGGCCATTTAATGATGCTGGTTTTGCTGGTATTCGAATCATGGAAGCGCATGAAAATTATACGCAACAGCATCAAGATATTAGAACTGAAAATGGCATAGACTACGGAGATACTTTTGAGCATGTCAACTTTCCATATTGTAGAAAATTAACTGCCGTTAATGCCATTACAATGGCAAGCCTTGCTTCTGCTCCACCAGCTCCAAATGAGGTTGGCATCGGTGGAATCGTAGAAGCAGCCGCCAAATTAAAATGGAATAAAGTTGAAGGTGCAAAAGGCTATAAAATCTATTGGCGAGATACAACTTCGCCAACTTGGGATAACAGCCGCTATATCGAAAATGCTACGGAATTCACTTTAGAAGGCATAGTTATTGATAATTTCCTTTTTGGAGTCGCTTCCGTAGGCGCTGATGGATATGAGAGTATGGTAGTTTTTCCGAATAAAATTTTACGCTAAAATGTTTTTTCGATTGCTCATTTTTTTCACACTCCTAACATCATGTTCATCTAGGGAAGAAAATAAAATCCCAAGTTATATTACTACAAGAGAAGTGAATGATTCAATTTATGTTGATGTAAAAAATACTATCATTTCATCCAGCTTCTTAAGAATTGAAAATAAAAACAATCAGGAGATTAAGATTATTGACTTTAAAAAACCAGATACCATAAATATTTTAAGCTTTCATAAATCTGAAAT encodes:
- a CDS encoding DUF6265 family protein; the protein is MKLSIMMAIMVFQCYTASCKAQSKKNLEPKLENIAWISGTWHGEAFGGITEEIWSEPSGGSMMASFKLINDEKVTFYEIEVIREIENSLILQLKHFGPDLKGWETKDETVDFPLKEITETKVVFEGMTFEKISDYEMNIYVDIKDDQGKIEATKFNYRKKIEKPINQFTRVKKAKSKPIIDGKADDEIWSETNWLPLDQRWLGNPYSNEDFSGRYKLSWAEDALYLLAEIEDDKLIDKHSDPLIAWWDDDCLEVFIDEDNSGGEHQYSHNAFAYHIALDGNVVDMSTKKEGKLYNSHIESKRITTVNTSIWEVKIALFDDSYNDDGDNTSIKLQPGKEIGFALAYCDNDNSKERENFIGSVFVEGEDKNRGWIDANIFGTLKLII
- a CDS encoding M28 family peptidase, encoding MKYIVTLLVILFSFKSLAQTDQKIYDIIDAVSEENLRNDVRTLADFGTRHTLSDTLSETRGIGAARRWIKSQFDAISNDCSNCLEVFYQKDLVKKGTNQRIIKDVMIVNVVAIQRGTKYPNRFIIMSGDIDSRVSDPNDFTSDSPGANDNATGMAGAIEAARVLSNYTFENSIIYLGLSGEEQGLFGGQGMAKYAQENNWEIIGVLNNDMIGNISGVDGVIDNRTFRIFSEPITTAETDPEKLASQATRRRFYGGEVDGISRQLARYVYKTTQTYMPEMNPMMVYRLDRFGRGGHHRPFNDAGFAGIRIMEAHENYTQQHQDIRTENGIDYGDTFEHVNFPYCRKLTAVNAITMASLASAPPAPNEVGIGGIVEAAAKLKWNKVEGAKGYKIYWRDTTSPTWDNSRYIENATEFTLEGIVIDNFLFGVASVGADGYESMVVFPNKILR